A stretch of DNA from Lysinibacillus sp. B2A1:
TGCCAGGTGCCTGTATTTTTAGCAGAATACTTAAAAAAGAATAATAAATAAGTTTGTGAAAAAATGTGGAGAAAATGTGACAAAACTAGATTTTGCAATGGATGCGCTTACATAAGTTTGTGAAAAATTTCTCATTTACATAAGAAAAATACTATGTGAAAAGTTGAACAGGTTTAATCGCGGTATAGGTACATTTATTAAGAAGTAACCTTGCGCATTAATTATGTTGAAATAATTGATTGTGAAATAATTAACAAGATGAAAAATTGTGATAAATGATAGGAAATGTTGCTCTTTCAAAGAAATTTTTAAATTGACAGAAAATTTCGTTGACTATATTTTCACAAAGTATTATGATTCTGAAATACAATAAAAAATCACAGAGAAAAGGTTGGGATAGAATGGATGTTATGAAAAAAGCGTTAGAAATGCATGCACACTATAATGGAAAATTAGAGGTAATTTCAAAGGTGCCTGTTCAGGATTCCTATGATTTAAGTTTGGCGTATTCTCCAGGAGTTGCTGCCCCATGTATAGAAATTGAGAAAAATCCTTCACTTGTTTACGACTATACTATGAAGGGAAATATGGTTGCGATTGTGTCAGATGGTACAGCAGTTTTAGGGTTAGGGGACATTGGTCCAAAGGCGGCATTACCAGTAATGGAAGGGAAGGCGATTTTATTAAAGCGTTTTGCCAATGTTGATGCTTTTCCAATATGTTTGGATACAAAAAATACGGATGAAATCGTCAGCATTGTGAAGGCGCTTGCTCCAACATTTGGTGCTGTTAACTTAGAAGATATTTCGGCTCCAAGATGTTTTGAAATTGAGGATCGTCTACGTCAAGAATGTGATATTCCAGTGTTCCACGATGATCAGCATGGAACAGCAATTGTTGTTGGTGCAGGGATGATTAATGCCAATCGAATTGTAAAGAAAGATGTTGCCACAATGAAGGTTGTTATTAACGGTGCAGGTGCAGCGGGCATTGCTATTTTACGTATACTTGTGCAAATGGGCTATAAAAATATTTATATGTGTGATACAAAAGGAATTATTTATGAAGGGCGCGTTGAAGGAATGAATCCAATTAAGGAAGCTGTTGCTCATTTAACGAATCCTCAAAAAATACACGGTACTTTGGATGATGCGTTGGTAGGAGCTGATGTCTTTATTGGTGTATCTGTTGCAAATTTGTTAACAGAGGCTCATATTTCTTCAATGAATGATGATCCTGTGGTATTTGCACTAGCAAATCCAAATCCAGAAATTACGTATGAAAATGCGAAGGCGTGGGGTGTACGTGTAATGGGAACAGGACGCTCTGATTATCCAAACCAAATTAACAATGTACTTGCTTTCCCTGGAATTTTCAGAGGGGCATTAGATGTACGTGCAACAGATATTAACGAGGCAATGAAGTTAGCTGCAGTAGAGGCGATTGCATCTCTTGTGAGTGATGAGGACTTACATGAAGAATATATTGTCCCAAAATCCTTAGACGAACGTGTCGTTGAAATTGTATCTCGTGCAGTAAGCGGTGCTGCTGTAGAATCCGGCGTATCTGAGTTATTCCAACAAAATACAGTGCTTACTGTGTAACAACTATAGAACAGATGTAGAAAAACAATACGTTTTTCTACATCTGTTTTTTGTGGTTGTAGGATATGCGTAGAATTAGCTCGAAAAATGTTGTTATTTGTCTACTGATGTAATAAGATATAATGAGTATTATGTAATGGTTTTACATTTATATTTTAAAAGAATAAAGTATTTGTTTATTTTAATTTTTAATAAAATATAGGTCTTTAGTATTTTAAATTAAAGGGGATGGTTTAATCATATGAAATTATTAATTCAATTCAAATCTATTAAAACAAAACTAATTGCTTTCTCTTTACTTCTTTTAATGATTCCTTTGGTTGTTTTAGGCTTTTTTAGCTATCAACAGAGTAAGACGAATCTAGAAGTAGTTGGGAAAGAAAACTTAAAGAATAGTGTGGAAATGACTATTGCGATGATTGAGCAATTAAATCAAGAGGTACAGGCAGGGAAAATGCCGTTAACAGAAGCTCAAGAAAAAGTGAAGGTACTAATTTTAGGTGAAAAAGATGCAGAAGGAAAGCGACCAATAAATAAGAACATCAAACTTGGTGAGAATGGATACATTTTTATTGTTGACCAAGAAGGGAAATCAATTGCCCATCCTAGCATAGAGGGATCAAATGTGTGGGAAGAACAGGATAGTAATGGCGTTAAATATATCCAAGATGCAATTAAAGTTGGGAATAATGGTGGAGGCTTTGTTACATATGATTGGAAAATGCCCAATTCAGAGACCCTAGAACAGAAAGAGATATATGCGGAAACGGAACCAAATTGGGGTTGGACGATAAGTGCTAGTACATATTTAATAGAATTTAATAAACCAGCGGATAGTATTTTAAAATTAACATTAGTGGTGATTAGCATTGCAATTGTTGTTGGGATTTTCGTAATTTGGTTATACGCAAGTAGTATGACTAAGCCGATTAATCGAGTTGCTGAAGCAATGGAACTTTTTGCAGAAGGGGATCTGTCTCGGGAGTTGATGACAATTAAATCCAAAGATGAGATTGGAAAATTAGCCAATGCCATGAATCAAATGCAATTAAAGTTAAAGGATATGATTCACCATATTTATCAAGCTTCAGATATGATTAATCATTCCAGTCAAGAATTGACGCAATCAGCAACAGAGGTAAAAATGGGAACTGAGCAAGTAGCAATAACGATGCATGAATTGGCATCTGGTGCTGAGGGACAAGCTCATCATGCTAATGAGCTAACTTCTTTGATGGAACGTTTCACCTCTGATTTGCAAGAAACGAATCGACATGGTGGACACATACACCAATCTTCCATTGATGTGTTGGCACTAACTCAAGAGGGTAGTTATTTGATGGCCACTTCTAATAGTCAAATGGTTAAAATAGATAGTATTGTTCAAAATGCTGTGGAGAGAGTGAAAAATCTAGATGCTCAAGCTCAAGAAATATCAAAATTGGTCGTTGTCATTAAAGATATTGCGGATCAAACTAATTTATTAGCTTTAAATGCCGCTATTGAAGCAGCGAGAGCTGGTGAGCATGGAAAAGGATTTGCAGTAGTTGCAGACGAGGTTAGAAAATTGGCAGAACAGGTGGCGTTTTCAGTGAACGACATTACCGGTATTGTCACAAATATTCAACAGGATTTTGATGTTGTAACAGCTTCTTTAGAGGGTGGCTACCAAGAGGTACAGGCTGGAACAAATCAAATAAAAGCTACAAATGAAACATTTAATACAATCAGTGAATCCATTAATGAAGTAGTAGAAAGTGTTAAACTAATTTCAATCAATTTATCGGCCGTGTCAGAAGATGGTCAAAAAATGAATAGCGCTATTCAGGAAATTGCTGCAGTAGCAGAGGAATCTGCGGCTGGTGTTGAGCAAACAACTGCTACAACAGAGCAAACAAGTAGTTCGATGGAAGAGATGACAGGAAAATCTGAGCAATTATCGGAATTAGCCTTAAAATTGAAGGGGTTAGTGGCACAATTTAAATTATAAAATAAAAATCTCCCTCTCTAAAGCGTGAGAGGGGAGATTTTTTTTACATCATGCCAATACCTATGATGCCAATCATGATGATAAAGAACAGTACGAAGAGAATGACAAATAAAATAATCGAGGGGATAAAGATTGTAAAGAAGGCCATCCAATTTGAGATTTGATGTGCCTCTGCCACAGCGCCTACACTAATCACGAATGACCAAATGATAACCACAAACGACACTAACATTGTTGGCCAAAAAATCCAAGGAAGTGAGCCTATGAAGTTTGCATCCATTAATGACTCAGGTGAAGTGAATAGCCAAACAATATAAAATGGGATAAGAACAATAAACGGTATTGTTGTTAGGCTTAGGCTTCTGAATAAATCAGAGAATGTACCAGTACCTTTAAAAAGCTTACCAAATAGCCATGCTAAAAGAGCAGAGAATCCTGTGCCAATAATACCTGCAATGGGCGCGAAAATTACACATAATAATGCCAGTATCCAAGGAGAAAAGTCTGGAATGAATTCTTGATCAATCAGCCCTGATAGTAACGATCCAATATAACCAATTGAAAGGATCAGAATAGCATAGCCAGTTGTTTTTTCGTCAATCATGTAGCGGGCTGTTTGTTTTGGATGCAACCAAACAGATAGAAATGGATTAAGTTTTGGCCTTTCTTGTTGTGTGTCATTATAATGTTCCATTAAACTACCCCCAAATAAAATAATATTACACTTCATACAAAAGAGAGGGATTGATTCACACCTCTAAGTTAATGCTTGTGAAATATATGATTCTATACAATATACGGATGGACTAGTGAAAAGTTTCGTCCAATAAAAAAAATTGTTCAGCAGAACGGAAATACCTACTGAACAAATTAAAATGTGATAAATAAACGTATGAACATCCATTTCTAAGCAGATTGCAATTTGAAGAAATGAATGATTAGTCAGCTAGCATAATTTTTTCAAGCTCTAACGGCTCAATATATTGTTCGCCTTTGTAAGCGCGCATATTGCCACCAGAGATTTCATCAATTAATAAAATTTCGTTTGTTTTCGCATCGCGACCAAATTCTAATTTAATATCGTAAAGTGTTAAGTCTTTTTTAGCGAGTTCAGCAGCAACAAATTTAGAAATTTCAATTGTACGTTGCTTTAAAATAGCATATTCTTCATGTGTTAACAGGTTTAACATAGCTAAAGCATCTTCAGAAATAGGAGGATCAAGTCGATCGTCATCTTTAATCGTAACTTCTACGAAGGATTCTAGATCTTGTCCTTCTTGTACGTAAGCGCCATAGCGACGTAAGAAGGAACCAACAGCTTTAAAGCGGCAAATAACTTCTAAACCTTTACCAAAAACCGTAGCAGGCTTTACAGTCATTGTGGCATCGTCGAAGTTTGCATCTACGTAGTGAGTAGGAACACCCTGTTCGTTTAGTTTTGAGTAGAAATAAGAAGTTAAGCGAAGACCAGCAAGTCCAGCACCGTCAATTGTTAATCCTACAGTATTGGCACCTGGATCAAATACACCATTTTCCCCAGTTACATCATCTTTGAATTTCAATAAGTAATGACCATCTTCTAATTTGAACACATTTTTCGTTTTACCTGTATACAATAATTCCACAAAAAACCCTCCAATATTTCATAGTACCTTAATAGTATAACACGAATATTTTAATATTTTAATATTAAAATTGTTCGTTTTAGCGCTTTATTTTTATGTTTATTTCACTGTTCTTTACTAAAAAATAAGATGATAACGAATGTTCGCTATCATCTTGAATGAAATTAAGAAAATTCTAAATTTAAAACATGGTTGACTCTCTTATTATCAGAGATTCCATTTTAATTTAGTTGAAAAAAGAATATTATTAATAGACGCCTTCAGAGATCATACCATTTGCTACTTTAACAAAGCCAGCAATGTTTGCACCTACTACAAGGTTTCCTGGGTAGCCGTATTTTTCAGCAGCTGCTTTACTGTCTGCATAAATATCTTTCATAATTTGATGTAATTTTGCATCTACTTCTTCAAATGACCAGAATACACGACTTGAATCTTGTGCCATCTCTAGAGCAGATACAGCAACACCACCTGCATTTGCAGCTTTGGCAGGTCCAAATAAAACACCCGCATTTAAGAATTCGTTAATCGCTTCAAGGTCAGATGGCATATTTGCACCTTCACCAATCGCTTTGACACCATTCGAAATTAATGTACGAGCTGAATCACCGTTAATTTCGTTTTGAGTAGCACATGGAAGCGCGATATCACATGGAATTGACCAGATACCTGTGCAACCTTCAGTAAAAGTAGCATTTGGACGGTAGTTTACGTAAGTTGAAATACGGTCACCTTTTATTTCTTTAATTTCTTTAATCGCATCAAGATCTAAACCTTCTGGATCATACACATAGCCTGAAGAATCAGAGCAAGCCACCACTTTTGCGCCATATTGCTGTGCTTTTTCAATCGCATAAGTTGATACATTTCCTGAACCAGAAACAACGACTGTTTTGCCCTCGAAAGAATCATTAGCATCTTTTAGCATTTCCTTAACAAAGTACACAGTACCGTAACCAGTTGCCTCTTTACGAGCTAAGGAACCACCATAGCCAGGCGTTTTACCAGTTAACACACCAGATTCGTTTGCTTTTGTTAAACGCTTATATTGACCCCATAAGAATCCAACTTCACGAGCACCTACGCCAATATCGCCAGCAGGAACATCGACATCTGGACCAATATGACGGTATAATTCAGTCATGAATGCTTGACAGAAACGCATAATTTCTGAATCTGATTTACCTTTTGGATCGAAGTTTGAGCCACCCTTACCACCACCGATTGGTTGGCCTGTTAAAGCATTTTTAAAGATTTGTTCAAAACCTAAAAATTTAATGATTGATTCGTTAACAGAAGGATGGAAACGAAGTCCGCCTTTGTATGGTCCCATTACGTTGCTGTATTGAACACGGTAACCACGATTTACTTGTACTTGATTATTATCATCTTGCCAAGCAACACGGAAGGAAATGATACGATCTGGCTCAACGATACGTGACAAGATATTGGCTTTTATATATTCAGGGTGTTGTGCAAATACAGGCACTAATGAAATGAAAATTTCTTCAGCTGCTTGTAAGAACTCCGCCTGATGACTATTTTGTTGTTTTAGTTGCTCGAATACACCATCCACGTATTCTTTTGCTAATTGTTCGTTGCTAACAGTTGTAGTTGTCATAATGAAAACCTCCAATTATTTGATAGATGTATCGTATATCTATTTTTCACACTATTCAATAAAATACTTTTTCCAACAGTCTAAAGTTTGTGAAAAATTGAGCAAGAGGGGTTGTGAAAATATTATATTAAAATAATTATATGGTGAGTTATTCATCTAATTATGAGAAGGGAATGATGCCTTATTGTGAAGGTTCTAATTGACGCTGACGCCTGTCCAGTAGTGGATTTAGCGTTATCTATATCATCTGAGTTTGAGATTGAAACTATCTTATTTTGCGATACATCCCACCGTATTGAACGTGATAATGTAATAACAATAATTGTTCCTAAAGGTCCAGATTCGGTTGATTTTACGCTGGTGAATACGCTTTCAAAGCATGATATTGTCATTACACAGGATTATGGTTTAGCAGCTATGGTTTTGGCAAGAGGAGGGTATCCAATTGATCAAAATGGAAGAGAAATGTCCAATGAAAATATCGAACGTTTGCTCGAAATGAGACATGTTGGACAGAAAATTAGACGTGCAGGTGGACGCACAAAGGGACCTAAAAAAAGAACACAAGAAAACAATATTTCGTTCAAAATGAAATTTCGACAAATTTGTGAACGAGCAATTTTAGCGAAAAAAATGGAGGAATCCGAAGGTGAAAAATGAACTTAAACACGAACTATTTCAGCAATTTCCAATACTAAAAGAGCTAGCAAATAAGCATACTGTGCTTTGGGAAAATACAAATCGGCAAAAAGAGGCGACAACCAATCTTTTTTCGTTGCAGGAAGTCGAGGAAGCTGAAGAAACCCTTTCACGCTTTTCTTCTTATTTAATAATAGCATTCCCAGAGCTTTTGGAAAGCCAAGGTCTCATTGAATCAACTATTCAGGACATATCATTGATAAAGAAAGCTCTCGAAAAGGAATTTGACGTTTCGATACCTGGTCAGTTGATCTTAAAATGCGATCATGCCTTGCCGATCTCAGGCTCTATTAAGGCTCGCGGAGGTATTTTTGAAGTACTAAGACATGCAGAGCGACTAGCTATTGCCAGTGGAAAGCTAAAAAAAGAGGATAATTATGCGGTGTTGGCAACTGAGGACTTCCAATCACTTTTCCAGCAGTACACAATTGCGGTTGGATCTACGGGTAATCTAGGATTAAGCATCGGCATTATGGGCAAGAAACTCGGCTTTAATGTCGTAGTACATATGTCGAGTGACGCAAAGGAATGGAAGAAAGCATTGCTGCGCGAAAAGGGTGCAACAGTAATCGAATATGAAGCTGACTATAGTGTCGCTGTGGAGCAGGGTCGTCTAGAGGCTGAGCAAGATCCAAAGTGTCATTTTATTGATGATGAAAATTCAAAGGATCTTTTTGCTGGCTATACAGTGGCAGCGAAAAGACTAAAGCACCAATTTGAAAAGACGAACATTAAAGTAGATGAAGCACATCCATTGTTCGTGTATTTACCATGTGGGGTTGGTGGTGGACCTGGTGGGGTTGCATATGGACTTCGTGAGCTTTTTGGAGAGCATGTGCATATTTTCTTTGCAGAGCCAGTAGAATCTCCTTGCATGACAATCGGTTTGCTGACAGGTTTACATGATGAAATTAGTGTAGAGGATATTGGCTTAGACAATAAAACGGAAGCAGATGGTTTAGCTGTTGGTCGCGCTTCTAAATTCGTAGGAAAAGTGATGGAAACGTATATTAGCGGATGTTACACGGTGACAGATGAAGAATTGTTTACATCATTAGGTTTGGCAATGAATAGTGAAGGATTATTTTTAGAGCCATCTGCACATGCAGGAATGTTAGGACCGATTCAGTTAATGAAAAAAGGGAAAAATTATTTGGAAAAGCATCATTTAACAGACAAAATGGAGCAAGCTACACATATTGTTTGGGCAACAGGTGGGAGTATGGTACCACAAGAGATGCGTGAGGAATATTTGAAAAAGGCATGAAGGTTGTATAATGATTAAAAAACCTCCTATAAATGAGCATGTTAAGCCATTACGATCAACGAAAAATAGGGGAGTTTGAAATATAGGATTTTCTCCACAGTGATAATATATAATAATTAGACATTTGAAGCTTTGTAAAAAACTTGATCGATTATAATAAAGTTTGATAAAAATCACCTCATTTGGTTTTCTTAGAGGTGATTTTTTGCTGGATATTTATATTAAACTTATAAGATTGTGAAGAAATATACTTAAGTTAACGGATAAGGATTGTACTACTTGATTGAATAGAGAGAGAACGAGGCTGGGACATAACTAAATGGTTCCTTCATAAAGTCGAATAATCTTTAAATTAACAAAACACGATAAATAGATAAACCGAACTATTCCAAAACACTTCATGAGCGTTTCATTGGATAGTTCGGTATTTTTATTGGCTAAAACACTTTTGTCCCAGCCTCGTGCCCATTTATTTTTCTACCCTCTATTAATTCAATTAATATTTCCTGACTTTATTGTAATTTGCATCTTATGCTCACCATTACCTGAAAAAGCCAATAACCGCCTTATTGTCTGTGAATTGTCGTATAGAGTTAAATTAATTGATTGTCTACCACTGTTTGTATTGATATCTAATTCTAAATTAAGCTGCTCTTCATCAAAATTTACTGATATCTTCATACTAGTGGTTGTTTTTTTTTACTTGGCTTTAATAAGCGTGTAATATCAGTATCTAATTTAATCGATAACTGTTCTGAAGATTATCTTTAATATTGCACCTGGTTCATCATCATAAACCGTTAAATATGTTTCTATATGTCATTTGTTTCGCTTGGAGAATAAACAACATCTGTACTTGCAAAATTTATTTTAATCTCCTCAATATCTTCTATTGATTCTTTATTTACTATTTCCTCCTCTACTGTTGAACAGCCAGCAAGCATGATTAATACTAAAAATAAGCTTATGGTTGTAAGTTTAATCATTTTCCTTCCTCCTTAACCCTGATTATCTTAAATGACGTAAGGTCAGTTTCGAATTTTATGTAATGGGATGCTTAAATTAGTTGAAAGTGACCTTACGTCATCTTTTATACTGTAATAGAGCTTATACTTTAACACTAATTTAAAAGGAGAATCCTATTATGAAGAAAGACGATATTATTATTTATGCTTTTGTTATTATTGGAGCCGGAGTAGGTTTATTTTTTGATAATGCTTTCCCAGGGGTGCTGATTGGCTTAGGGATTGGTTATGTATTAAAAATCATGTTTTTTAATCATACAAATGAATAAGAAAGTAGTGGATTAGCTTGTATCATATTAATGAATTTAAAAAGCTGAGCGGTGTATCAGTTAGAACCTTAAGATTTTATGACAAAATAGGACTTCTGAAACCTGTATCAAAAACTGAAGGAGGTCATCGATTATATTCAAATACTGAGTTGAAGAAACTTCAGCAAATACAATTCCTAAAAACGATAGGATTTCAATTAAGCGAGATCAAAATTATGTTAGAGTCCGAAGAATGGGATTGGTCTAAAAGTCTAATAAAACAACTATCTTATGTGATAAAAGAAAAGGACCGTCTTTCAAAGATAGAAATTAGTTTAAGGGAGCTAATAAATGGTATAGCGATTGATGGGGAAGAATTTAAAATTAAAAAAATCATAGATTTATACAATAATAAGGATGCTAAAGAAGCTTTAAATTATAGTCGAGATGAATTAAATTTTAAAAACACGGAAGTATTAGAAAAACTTCCTAACATGGCTAGTAGCGATCCAGATTCTTTAGAGTGGATTGCTTTAGTAGGGCAATTAAAAAAATATATGCACCTTGGTTATAGTAATTCACGAATACAAAATATCATTGAGAGAATGGATGTAAAAAAAGGTGAAGACTTTAATGACGAAGATGCTTTTTTAGATAAACTTTGGGACATTAGAATGTCACCCGAGGAATCAAAAAAATATAGCCTATATCCAATTGATCAAGAAGTCCTTAATTTTTTGGAAAAGGCATATGTACATTATCTCGATAATAAATCATAGTTATTTGAACACATGCGGAGGGAAAGATGGGAACTGATATATTAATTTATTTGGGTGGCTTAGCTCTTTTAGATATGTTAAGCCCAACAATTATTGGTGTTACTTTATTTCTGATTTTAACAGACAATAAAAATTTAACTTCAAGATTATTGACCTATCTATTTACGGTCGTGCTACTGTATTTTTCATTAGGTATCGCCATGATGTTAGGCTTAAATTTTATTACGGAAACATTCTCAACTGTTTTTCATAATAAAATATTTAGCTGGGTCATCTTCATAATAGGAGTGATATTATTTACTGCTAGTTTTTTTATTCCCACAAATAAAAATAGTAATATTCCAAAACCTAAAACACAAAGCCTATTCTCAATAATTATGATTGGTGTTACGACGTTTATCATTGAGGCAGGTATGGCTTTCCCATATTTTGCGTCTATTGGTTTATTAACCACATTAGATATACCCTTTTATCAGTGGATTCCAATTATAGCAGCATACAATTTTATTATGATTCTACCAGCACTCCTTATATTTTTAGGTTATAAATTGTTTGGAAAGTTGATAAACCCTATTTTAGTTAATCTTCGGAATAAAATATCAAGCAGTTCAGGTTCTACCCTCTCCTGGATTATGTGTATAGTTGGGGTGATATTAATATTTTACACTATAGATTATCTATAAAATTTTTGTGAATGCAATGGATAAAAAGTGTATTAAGATGATTAAAAGTAGTCATCAACGTTTAATCACTTTGTGGTTGAGGTTTAGAATGACACTTTTTGAACTTTATTTAAGGATACTAAAAAATAAAGGGGCGCATAAATCCGAGTTTTAATCAATCTTTTTTCAAAAAATGCTCTTTAGATTTGTTTTCATATAAAGCTTGTTATCGTTAAATATTCAAACTTTATTTTTTTAATCTCAACATCAGTTATGTATGATAAGTATCAAAATAAAAAGCCTGGAAATAATATTCCAGGCTTGATTCTCACTTACTTTAAATGCTCCATGACACACTGCCTCGCTTCCGCATGGGATCTTAAAAATTTTAAGACATCTTGCTTTAGCTTCATTCAGTTTTGATGGTCCTTCTGAGTTCAATCCATCCCACTCATCGGGTTAACCCTCCCAGTCATTGGATTTGAAGTGAAATCTTTAATAGTTTGGGCCAATTATTATTTTCTATACACTTTATTTTAAAATTAATTTATCTTCATTCAGCTGAAGACTCCCACCTCTACAGGTGTAAAATCTTGCAGGAATGGCATAAAAAAAGCCATCGAATGGAGAATTGGGGTTTGCATGGTCAGACAACTGATAATTTATCTTTGAAGCTGTTTTTGCTGAGCAGCTAAAAATACTTCATGAGCTGCGCGTACTCCAGCACCTGGCTCGAAGTCATAGGAGAAGTCCTGTAGTGCGGCCTCCATTAATGAAACTGCTTGTAAAATATCGCTTGGGAAGCAATAGCCCATATGTCCAAATCTGAAGATTTTTCCTTGTAAGTGGCCAAGTCCACCAGCGAAATCTAAATGATAGTGTTGTTTTAAATGTGTTAGGAATTCACCAAGGTCAATACCTTTTGGTGCAAAAATGGCTGTAATAGTTGGTGAGGCATGTTCGTCATCCGTTAACAATTCAATATTTAGTGCTTTCATTGCATTACGCACCATATTTTTCATTAATTCATGACGTGCAACGGTTTTATCAAAGCCGCCTTCTTGCTCAATTAGTTTGCATACCTCATTTAGTCCATAGATAAGTGTAATCGTTGGCGTATTTGGCGTCATCCCTTTTTCTGCCCAGCTACGATAGCTCAATAAATTTAAGTAATAGGATGGTGCTTTATTTTCCTCAATAACATTCCATGCTCTGTCACTGACGCTGACAAGTGAAAGTCCTGGCGGTAGCATCATAGCCTTTTGAGAGCCTGTAACAAGAATATCAACACCCCACTCATCCATTTCAGCGGGAGCTCCTCCAATGCAGCTTACACCATCTACAATGACTAAAGCATCTGTTTCTTCTCGAACAACTTGTGCTAATTCAGCGACAGGGTTCAAGATACCCGTAGAAGTTTCACTATATGTTACAAAAACAGCTTTAATCGATTGTAAGGGCTGTAAAAATGCTCGTAGTTCATCAGCTGTACAAGCTTGTCCCCATTCTTTTTCAAGCTTATGTACGTTAAAGCCGTATTTTTCGCAAATCGAAACAAAATAGTCACCGAATGCTCCAACTGTCACAACAACAACATCTTCACCAGCTGAAACTGTATTCACCGCAGCTGCTTCCAAAGCAGCTGTACCACCTGAAGGAAGTAATAAAATATCTTGCTTTGTCCCGAAAACTGGCTTCACTAATTCAGTCGTTTCACGGTATAGCTCCACAAATTCTGAGCTTCGGTGGCTAAAGATATCCTGATTCATTGCAAGCTGAACCTTTTTTGGAATAGGCGTAGGTCCAGGGTGTCTTAAAATATTTTCATACACATTCATCAATCCCCTTTATTGTGAAATAAGAAATTCTAAATTTTCTAACTATAATATAGCATATTTATTCTGCTAGCTAACTCCTTTTTCGAAAAATTAATGGTAGAGAATAGAAAAAGAAATTATTTAAGGAAATATGGTAAAATTTAATAAAAAGAGGATGAAGCTTATGAAGTTAAAAGTCCATTTTCCATTTGTATATTTATTGATTAAACCGAATATAGTTGCTGTTTATAAAATCAAATCACTTGAATATGTCAATTTAACAGATGTCATCAATTTAGGTGAATGGGAGGCATATGAACTACAGCATCCTCTTCAATTTGAAGCGTTTAATCATGATAAGAGTAGGCCTTCAGAGAATCCTTGGAGTTTCTATCTTGAGCAAGAGCAACTTTATAATATAGTGGAAATCATAAACGACGCCATTCAGCAGCAACGTTCTGTATCACAGTATGAATCCATAACACCTTCTTCTCAGGTGGTTCATATTACTTG
This window harbors:
- a CDS encoding YIP1 family protein, with protein sequence MEHYNDTQQERPKLNPFLSVWLHPKQTARYMIDEKTTGYAILILSIGYIGSLLSGLIDQEFIPDFSPWILALLCVIFAPIAGIIGTGFSALLAWLFGKLFKGTGTFSDLFRSLSLTTIPFIVLIPFYIVWLFTSPESLMDANFIGSLPWIFWPTMLVSFVVIIWSFVISVGAVAEAHQISNWMAFFTIFIPSIILFVILFVLFFIIMIGIIGIGMM
- a CDS encoding phosphoribosylaminoimidazolesuccinocarboxamide synthase translates to MELLYTGKTKNVFKLEDGHYLLKFKDDVTGENGVFDPGANTVGLTIDGAGLAGLRLTSYFYSKLNEQGVPTHYVDANFDDATMTVKPATVFGKGLEVICRFKAVGSFLRRYGAYVQEGQDLESFVEVTIKDDDRLDPPISEDALAMLNLLTHEEYAILKQRTIEISKFVAAELAKKDLTLYDIKLEFGRDAKTNEILLIDEISGGNMRAYKGEQYIEPLELEKIMLAD
- a CDS encoding NAD-dependent malic enzyme encodes the protein MDVMKKALEMHAHYNGKLEVISKVPVQDSYDLSLAYSPGVAAPCIEIEKNPSLVYDYTMKGNMVAIVSDGTAVLGLGDIGPKAALPVMEGKAILLKRFANVDAFPICLDTKNTDEIVSIVKALAPTFGAVNLEDISAPRCFEIEDRLRQECDIPVFHDDQHGTAIVVGAGMINANRIVKKDVATMKVVINGAGAAGIAILRILVQMGYKNIYMCDTKGIIYEGRVEGMNPIKEAVAHLTNPQKIHGTLDDALVGADVFIGVSVANLLTEAHISSMNDDPVVFALANPNPEITYENAKAWGVRVMGTGRSDYPNQINNVLAFPGIFRGALDVRATDINEAMKLAAVEAIASLVSDEDLHEEYIVPKSLDERVVEIVSRAVSGAAVESGVSELFQQNTVLTV
- a CDS encoding NADP-specific glutamate dehydrogenase — its product is MTTTTVSNEQLAKEYVDGVFEQLKQQNSHQAEFLQAAEEIFISLVPVFAQHPEYIKANILSRIVEPDRIISFRVAWQDDNNQVQVNRGYRVQYSNVMGPYKGGLRFHPSVNESIIKFLGFEQIFKNALTGQPIGGGKGGSNFDPKGKSDSEIMRFCQAFMTELYRHIGPDVDVPAGDIGVGAREVGFLWGQYKRLTKANESGVLTGKTPGYGGSLARKEATGYGTVYFVKEMLKDANDSFEGKTVVVSGSGNVSTYAIEKAQQYGAKVVACSDSSGYVYDPEGLDLDAIKEIKEIKGDRISTYVNYRPNATFTEGCTGIWSIPCDIALPCATQNEINGDSARTLISNGVKAIGEGANMPSDLEAINEFLNAGVLFGPAKAANAGGVAVSALEMAQDSSRVFWSFEEVDAKLHQIMKDIYADSKAAAEKYGYPGNLVVGANIAGFVKVANGMISEGVY
- a CDS encoding chemotaxis protein; the protein is MKLLIQFKSIKTKLIAFSLLLLMIPLVVLGFFSYQQSKTNLEVVGKENLKNSVEMTIAMIEQLNQEVQAGKMPLTEAQEKVKVLILGEKDAEGKRPINKNIKLGENGYIFIVDQEGKSIAHPSIEGSNVWEEQDSNGVKYIQDAIKVGNNGGGFVTYDWKMPNSETLEQKEIYAETEPNWGWTISASTYLIEFNKPADSILKLTLVVISIAIVVGIFVIWLYASSMTKPINRVAEAMELFAEGDLSRELMTIKSKDEIGKLANAMNQMQLKLKDMIHHIYQASDMINHSSQELTQSATEVKMGTEQVAITMHELASGAEGQAHHANELTSLMERFTSDLQETNRHGGHIHQSSIDVLALTQEGSYLMATSNSQMVKIDSIVQNAVERVKNLDAQAQEISKLVVVIKDIADQTNLLALNAAIEAARAGEHGKGFAVVADEVRKLAEQVAFSVNDITGIVTNIQQDFDVVTASLEGGYQEVQAGTNQIKATNETFNTISESINEVVESVKLISINLSAVSEDGQKMNSAIQEIAAVAEESAAGVEQTTATTEQTSSSMEEMTGKSEQLSELALKLKGLVAQFKL